From a region of the Mycolicibacterium sp. MU0050 genome:
- a CDS encoding acyl-CoA synthetase, with the protein MAFTVPAVADAIAAAIPDRPLLVQGDRVYTHAQVQERSNRLAAYLHAQGLGCHTPRAQLAGHQTGQDLMGIYAHNGPEYVEGMLGAFRARVAPFNVNYRYVKGELQYLLADAGATALLYHAEFAPRVAEIRADLPQLRVLIQIADASGNELLPGAVDYDDALASVAGNPPPVQADPDDLYVLYTGGTTGMPKGVLWRQHDIFVASFGGRDLYSGHTAESVDEIVEKARANPGMKLMILPPLMHGAAQWAVMTALTTGQTVVFAEVANRFDADAVVADIARHQAAVITVVGDAMVRPLADAIERGTADVSSLNVVANGGALLTPTAKQRLIDLKPGLIVVDGVGSSETGAQMTHMSAPGVVSTGTFKPGPDTCVVAEDFSRVLAAGHDGNGWLAQRGPVPLGYNGDPEKTARTFPVVEGVRYAIPGDRARHLADGNIHLLGRDSVTINSGGEKIFAEEVETAVASHPAVADVVVTGRPSDRWGQEVVAVVALIPGAHADAEELIAHAGTTLARYKLPKAVVFRPAIERSPAGKADYRWAKEQATATP; encoded by the coding sequence ATGGCATTCACCGTTCCCGCCGTGGCCGACGCGATCGCGGCGGCCATCCCGGACCGTCCCCTCCTCGTCCAGGGGGACCGCGTCTACACCCACGCGCAGGTGCAGGAACGGTCCAATCGGCTGGCCGCGTACCTGCACGCGCAGGGCCTGGGCTGCCACACCCCGCGCGCTCAGCTCGCCGGGCACCAGACCGGGCAGGACCTGATGGGCATCTACGCCCACAACGGGCCCGAGTACGTCGAGGGCATGCTGGGCGCGTTCCGGGCCCGGGTCGCCCCGTTCAACGTCAACTACCGTTACGTCAAAGGCGAGCTGCAATACCTGCTGGCCGACGCCGGCGCCACCGCGCTGCTCTACCACGCGGAGTTCGCCCCGCGGGTCGCCGAGATCCGCGCGGATCTCCCGCAGCTTCGGGTGCTCATCCAGATCGCGGACGCCTCCGGCAACGAACTGCTGCCCGGCGCAGTCGATTACGACGACGCGCTGGCCTCGGTGGCCGGGAACCCGCCGCCCGTGCAGGCCGACCCGGACGATCTCTACGTGCTCTACACCGGCGGGACCACCGGGATGCCCAAGGGCGTGCTGTGGCGTCAGCACGACATCTTCGTCGCCTCCTTCGGCGGACGCGACCTCTACAGCGGGCACACCGCCGAATCCGTCGACGAGATCGTCGAGAAGGCGCGCGCCAACCCGGGGATGAAGTTGATGATCCTGCCGCCGCTGATGCACGGCGCCGCGCAGTGGGCGGTCATGACGGCGCTCACCACGGGGCAGACCGTGGTGTTCGCGGAGGTCGCCAACCGCTTCGACGCCGACGCGGTCGTCGCGGACATCGCCCGGCACCAGGCCGCGGTGATCACCGTGGTGGGCGATGCCATGGTGCGGCCGCTCGCCGACGCCATCGAACGTGGCACGGCCGACGTCTCCTCGCTCAACGTCGTCGCCAACGGCGGCGCGCTGCTGACCCCCACCGCCAAGCAACGCCTGATCGACCTCAAGCCAGGCCTGATCGTCGTCGACGGCGTCGGCTCGTCGGAGACCGGGGCGCAGATGACCCACATGTCGGCGCCGGGTGTGGTGTCCACCGGCACCTTCAAACCGGGACCGGACACCTGCGTGGTCGCCGAGGACTTCAGCCGCGTGCTGGCCGCCGGCCACGACGGCAACGGCTGGTTGGCCCAGCGGGGCCCGGTTCCGTTGGGCTACAACGGGGATCCGGAGAAGACCGCGCGCACCTTCCCGGTGGTCGAGGGCGTGCGCTACGCCATTCCGGGTGACCGGGCGCGCCATCTCGCCGACGGCAACATCCATCTGCTCGGCCGCGACTCGGTGACCATCAACTCCGGCGGCGAGAAGATCTTCGCCGAGGAGGTCGAGACCGCGGTGGCCTCCCACCCGGCGGTGGCCGATGTCGTGGTGACCGGGCGCCCCAGCGACCGGTGGGGGCAGGAGGTGGTGGCCGTGGTCGCGCTAATACCCGGCGCGCACGCCGACGCCGAGGAACTCATCGCCCACGCCGGAACCACCCTGGCCCGCTACAAGCTGCCCAAGGCGGTGGTGTTCCGCCCCGCCATCGAGCGCAGCCCGGCCGGCAAGGCCGACTACCGCTGGGCCAAGGAACAGGCCACCGCAACTCCGTAG
- a CDS encoding cysteine hydrolase — MTPETLEELIAPGHTAIVTQELQGAVVGPSAGLAALANEARREALPNIARLLPAARSAGAAVVHCLVQRRADSRGSNHNAKLFAIGRHDVDIAPGSPGATLLDEFGPEPSDLVLHRWHGLGPMGGTDLDAVLRNLGVRTIVAVGVSLNVAIPNLVMDAVNAGYRVVLPRDAVAGIPTEYGAAIIDNTLSLLSTVTTTDALIGAWQR, encoded by the coding sequence GTGACCCCCGAAACACTCGAGGAGCTGATCGCGCCCGGCCACACCGCGATCGTCACCCAGGAGTTGCAGGGCGCGGTGGTCGGCCCGTCCGCCGGATTGGCGGCGCTGGCGAACGAGGCCCGCCGCGAGGCGCTGCCCAACATCGCCCGGCTGCTGCCGGCGGCGCGCTCGGCCGGCGCCGCGGTGGTGCACTGCCTGGTGCAGCGCCGCGCCGACAGCCGCGGGTCCAACCACAACGCCAAGCTGTTCGCGATCGGCCGCCACGACGTGGACATCGCACCGGGCAGCCCCGGCGCGACCCTGCTCGACGAGTTCGGCCCGGAGCCAAGCGATCTGGTGCTGCACCGCTGGCACGGCCTGGGCCCGATGGGGGGCACGGACCTGGATGCCGTGCTGCGTAACCTGGGCGTCCGCACCATCGTCGCGGTGGGGGTTTCGCTGAACGTCGCGATCCCCAACCTGGTGATGGATGCCGTCAACGCCGGTTACCGGGTGGTGTTGCCCCGCGACGCGGTGGCCGGCATCCCGACCGAATACGGCGCCGCCATCATCGACAACACCCTGTCCCTGCTGTCCACCGTCACCACCACCGATGCCCTGATCGGCGCCTGGCAGCGGTGA
- a CDS encoding Rieske 2Fe-2S domain-containing protein, which yields MKVPFTWKVTGWFMIGWSAEYEVGDVKALKYFGEDLAAYRDENGELHVLEAHCKHLGAHIGHGGKVVGDCVECPFHGWRWGPQGDNTYIPYQPDRPNRGLKLRSYPVREQYGCIFLWYQPHGEPPRWELPDIFHKFPQFETDPNAYYRPYPEFSSRADAIPVHPQIVAENGPDSSHFRYVHKATVTPVCLHWEHEDQEWRFLTGWPDARSDDPDAMALRIHSHFSGLGFAMSAFEGSSNHRLIFACTPVDDEVSDMFYSIWWPKEPGETSDVPPAHVRDKVERQFLKTVWEDCDIWRYQKYVENPPLAKIDAKPYMAMRKWAKQFYDIPVTPPGDVPAPDLTNA from the coding sequence ATGAAAGTCCCCTTCACCTGGAAAGTCACCGGGTGGTTCATGATCGGATGGTCGGCCGAGTACGAGGTCGGTGACGTCAAGGCACTGAAATACTTCGGCGAGGACCTGGCCGCCTACCGCGACGAGAACGGCGAGTTGCACGTCCTGGAGGCGCACTGCAAACACCTGGGCGCCCACATCGGTCACGGCGGCAAGGTGGTCGGCGACTGCGTCGAATGCCCCTTCCACGGCTGGCGGTGGGGCCCGCAGGGCGACAACACCTACATCCCGTACCAGCCCGACCGGCCCAATCGGGGCCTGAAGCTGCGCTCCTATCCGGTCCGCGAACAGTACGGTTGCATCTTCCTGTGGTACCAGCCGCACGGCGAACCCCCGCGGTGGGAGTTGCCCGATATTTTCCACAAGTTCCCGCAGTTCGAAACCGACCCCAACGCCTACTACCGGCCGTATCCGGAGTTCTCCAGTCGGGCCGACGCGATTCCGGTCCACCCACAGATCGTCGCCGAAAACGGCCCGGACAGTTCACATTTCCGCTACGTGCACAAGGCCACCGTGACGCCGGTGTGCCTGCACTGGGAGCACGAGGACCAAGAGTGGCGGTTCCTCACCGGCTGGCCGGACGCCCGCAGCGACGACCCGGACGCGATGGCCCTGCGCATCCACAGCCACTTCTCCGGCCTCGGGTTCGCAATGAGCGCCTTCGAGGGCTCCTCCAACCACCGGCTGATCTTCGCCTGCACCCCCGTCGACGACGAGGTCTCCGACATGTTCTATTCCATCTGGTGGCCCAAGGAGCCCGGCGAGACGTCCGACGTGCCGCCCGCGCACGTCCGCGACAAAGTGGAGCGGCAGTTCCTCAAGACCGTGTGGGAGGACTGCGACATCTGGCGGTATCAGAAGTACGTGGAGAATCCCCCGCTGGCCAAGATCGACGCCAAACCGTATATGGCCATGCGGAAGTGGGCCAAGCAGTTCTACGACATTCCCGTCACCCCGCCCGGCGACGTCCCCGCTCCCGACCTGACCAACGCGTGA
- a CDS encoding nuclear transport factor 2 family protein, which translates to MTEPPAATPQDEIEAIRRLKAQYCRFLDTRDIPAWRALFDPDVVVTLDLAVSTGGADPQTMPPLQGLEAFEPVVLGGIADAATMHHCHTPEIDLTSPTTASAIWAMEDLLVWEGRQLHGAGHYHETYEKSDGRWRIKTLHLTRTMLRFTESA; encoded by the coding sequence ATGACCGAACCGCCCGCCGCGACACCGCAGGACGAGATCGAGGCGATCCGCCGACTGAAGGCGCAGTATTGCCGGTTTCTCGACACCCGCGACATCCCCGCGTGGCGCGCGCTGTTCGATCCCGACGTCGTCGTCACCCTGGATCTGGCGGTGTCCACCGGCGGCGCCGACCCGCAAACCATGCCGCCCCTGCAGGGCCTCGAGGCGTTCGAGCCGGTGGTGCTCGGCGGGATCGCCGACGCGGCCACCATGCACCACTGCCACACGCCGGAGATCGACCTGACCTCCCCGACCACCGCCTCCGCGATCTGGGCCATGGAGGACCTGCTGGTGTGGGAGGGCCGGCAACTGCACGGCGCCGGGCACTATCACGAGACCTACGAGAAGAGCGACGGCCGCTGGCGCATCAAGACTCTGCACCTCACCCGGACGATGCTGCGGTTCACGGAGTCGGCGTGA
- a CDS encoding NAD(P)/FAD-dependent oxidoreductase — translation MSEPRYDALIIGAGFSGLYMLHKLRELGLSVIAVEAGENIGGTWLFNRYPGARCDIESIEYSYSFSEEIEQEWVWTETMPAQPEIEAYLHFVADKLDLRRDIRLNTRVTAMAFDAADAGWRIDTDTGVRFTASYVVAASGILSVPLEPDLPGMDAFDGASLFTGSWPKAGYDLTGKRVGVIGTGSSGVQLIPVVAREAAHLTVFQRSAAYTLPWEVRPLEADELKTLKASYPEIRAAQREHPVGAARLNAFSVLLDTLSQPPIKSASRAEQLRAIDEHGVMGALAWGDIFFDIEANRMAARLYGEAIARIVKDPATAAALVPTHPFGCKRPIIDQGYYETFNRDNVTLVDLRAGAIRAITPTGISTEQGDYGLDVIIYATGFDAMTGALTRIDITGRDGADLRQIWQDEGPAAYLGLAVAGFPNLFIIQAPGSPSATTNFVAALEQHVEWIGDCITYLRANGQRTIEARPEAQQEWIEHTTSLVEPTVLAHPSCNSWYNGGNVPGKKRRYMAYNAGIPEYRRRCDEVAATGYPGFDLA, via the coding sequence GTGAGCGAGCCGCGCTACGACGCCCTGATCATCGGCGCCGGCTTCTCGGGGCTGTACATGCTGCACAAGCTGCGCGAGCTCGGGCTGTCGGTGATCGCGGTGGAGGCCGGGGAGAACATCGGCGGCACTTGGCTGTTCAACCGTTACCCCGGAGCGCGCTGCGACATCGAAAGCATCGAATACTCCTACAGTTTCTCCGAGGAGATCGAGCAGGAGTGGGTGTGGACGGAAACCATGCCCGCCCAGCCGGAGATCGAGGCGTATCTGCACTTCGTCGCCGACAAACTCGACCTGCGTCGCGACATCCGGCTGAACACCCGGGTCACCGCCATGGCGTTCGATGCCGCGGACGCCGGCTGGCGCATCGACACCGACACCGGTGTGCGGTTCACGGCGTCGTACGTGGTCGCCGCCTCGGGCATCCTGTCGGTCCCGCTGGAGCCCGACCTGCCCGGAATGGACGCGTTCGACGGGGCATCGTTGTTCACGGGGAGCTGGCCGAAGGCCGGGTACGACCTGACCGGAAAGCGGGTCGGGGTCATCGGCACCGGCTCCTCCGGCGTCCAACTGATTCCCGTCGTCGCCCGAGAAGCGGCGCACCTCACCGTGTTTCAGCGGTCGGCGGCCTACACGCTGCCCTGGGAGGTCCGGCCGCTGGAGGCCGACGAACTGAAGACCCTCAAGGCGTCCTATCCGGAGATCCGGGCGGCGCAGCGCGAACACCCGGTGGGCGCGGCCCGCCTCAACGCGTTCTCGGTGCTGCTGGACACGCTCTCGCAACCACCGATCAAGTCGGCCAGTCGTGCCGAACAACTGCGCGCCATCGACGAGCACGGGGTGATGGGCGCGCTGGCCTGGGGCGACATCTTCTTCGACATCGAGGCCAACCGGATGGCGGCCAGGCTCTACGGCGAGGCGATCGCGCGGATCGTCAAGGATCCGGCGACGGCGGCGGCGCTGGTGCCGACGCATCCGTTCGGCTGCAAGCGCCCGATCATCGACCAGGGCTACTACGAGACCTTCAACCGGGACAACGTCACGCTGGTGGATCTGCGTGCGGGCGCCATCCGCGCGATCACGCCGACCGGGATCAGCACCGAGCAGGGCGACTACGGCCTCGACGTCATCATCTACGCCACCGGCTTCGACGCGATGACCGGCGCGCTGACCCGCATCGACATCACCGGGCGCGACGGTGCCGACCTGCGTCAGATCTGGCAGGACGAGGGACCCGCCGCGTACCTGGGTTTGGCGGTCGCCGGCTTCCCGAACCTGTTCATCATCCAGGCCCCCGGTAGCCCGTCGGCGACCACGAATTTCGTTGCGGCCCTGGAGCAACACGTCGAATGGATCGGCGACTGCATCACCTATCTGCGCGCCAACGGCCAGCGCACCATCGAGGCCCGCCCCGAGGCGCAACAGGAGTGGATCGAGCACACCACCTCCTTGGTGGAACCGACGGTGCTGGCGCACCCGAGCTGCAACTCCTGGTACAACGGCGGAAACGTGCCGGGGAAGAAGCGGCGGTACATGGCGTACAACGCGGGCATCCCCGAGTACCGGCGGCGCTGCGACGAGGTCGCCGCCACCGGCTACCCCGGCTTCGATCTGGCCTGA
- a CDS encoding alpha/beta hydrolase, with amino-acid sequence MRPQERIRTVARALGAVLPHSVEVLSGEAGWNAWSRRGLRQLGEVALDELVVTGMTLAAPPPSVSAEVAGYPGVAEALTAAGLRGAYVEPEPLRVRSIRRRLAGRFAFEELTYTHDPRLPECLTGGGPATAVCNLVRHPGGPRPWLVWVHGAGQGGLSDFAVARIGRIHRTLGYNIAMPIQPGHGPRRDWWPAYPDTDPVVNVAGMMRTVSEVRAVIRWLQPQASTVALAGLSLGSGVAALVAGFEEVDGVALYTPILGLNAMIANHLHRWGGAADDVGAVLGSPEVAALTSVIDPLAMEPTAPPQRRLIVGAWHDQMAMRTPASAMHDRWGGEIYWHQGGHVGHLFSGKVQRVTERFLRAVAGADPDSKEEF; translated from the coding sequence ATGCGCCCCCAGGAACGCATCAGGACCGTCGCCCGGGCGCTGGGCGCGGTGCTGCCCCACTCGGTCGAGGTGCTCTCCGGCGAGGCGGGCTGGAACGCGTGGTCGCGGCGGGGGTTGCGGCAACTCGGGGAGGTCGCGTTGGACGAACTGGTGGTCACCGGGATGACGCTGGCCGCCCCGCCCCCGAGCGTGAGTGCCGAGGTGGCCGGCTACCCCGGGGTGGCCGAGGCGCTCACCGCAGCCGGCCTGCGCGGTGCGTATGTGGAGCCGGAACCGTTGCGGGTGAGGTCGATTCGGCGGCGGCTGGCCGGCCGGTTCGCGTTCGAGGAACTGACCTACACCCATGACCCGCGACTGCCGGAGTGTCTGACGGGCGGTGGCCCGGCGACCGCGGTGTGCAACCTCGTCCGGCACCCGGGCGGTCCGCGCCCCTGGCTGGTGTGGGTACACGGCGCGGGACAGGGCGGCCTCTCCGATTTCGCCGTCGCCCGGATCGGGCGGATCCACCGGACTCTCGGCTACAACATCGCGATGCCGATCCAGCCCGGGCACGGGCCGCGGCGGGACTGGTGGCCCGCGTACCCCGACACCGATCCGGTGGTCAACGTCGCAGGCATGATGCGCACGGTCTCGGAGGTGCGCGCCGTGATCCGGTGGCTGCAGCCGCAGGCCAGTACGGTGGCGTTGGCCGGGCTCTCGCTGGGCAGCGGGGTGGCTGCGCTGGTCGCGGGGTTCGAGGAGGTCGACGGCGTGGCCCTGTACACGCCCATCCTGGGGCTCAACGCCATGATCGCCAACCATCTGCACCGCTGGGGCGGGGCCGCCGACGACGTCGGGGCGGTGCTGGGGTCACCGGAGGTGGCGGCCTTGACGTCGGTGATCGACCCCTTGGCGATGGAACCCACCGCGCCGCCGCAGCGCCGGCTGATCGTCGGGGCCTGGCACGACCAGATGGCGATGCGCACGCCGGCGTCGGCGATGCACGACCGTTGGGGCGGCGAGATCTACTGGCACCAGGGCGGTCACGTGGGGCATCTGTTCTCCGGCAAGGTGCAGCGGGTGACCGAGCGCTTCCTGCGGGCGGTGGCGGGTGCGGATCCCGACAGCAAGGAGGAGTTCTGA
- a CDS encoding nuclear transport factor 2 family protein, with translation MRTAREVVELYNLELWNNRRYDLADEIIADTMIRHEVGESHTLTRAQARKRVEDTCAAFESLTFVLNTVIAGDDGQHVAIVYDSTLTSHDGNEIQIASIEVFKVVDGRITDVWNCGYGQGAWH, from the coding sequence ATGCGAACCGCGCGCGAAGTGGTCGAGCTGTACAACCTCGAACTGTGGAACAACCGGCGCTATGACCTGGCCGACGAGATCATCGCCGACACCATGATCCGTCACGAGGTCGGGGAATCCCACACCCTGACCCGCGCGCAGGCGCGCAAGCGCGTCGAGGACACGTGTGCGGCCTTCGAGAGCCTCACGTTCGTCCTCAACACGGTGATCGCCGGCGACGACGGTCAGCATGTCGCCATCGTCTACGACTCGACATTGACCAGCCACGACGGCAACGAGATCCAGATCGCCAGCATCGAGGTGTTCAAGGTGGTCGACGGGCGGATCACCGACGTCTGGAATTGTGGTTACGGACAAGGGGCCTGGCACTAG
- a CDS encoding TIGR03857 family LLM class F420-dependent oxidoreductase, producing the protein MTERVLDELGYYLLAGAGGAGPASLMDEARRGEELGFGTAFISERWNVKEASSLTGAACAVTSRMQIATAATNHNTRHPLITGSYATTMHRLSGGRFTLGIGRGIAAMYNAFGVPAVTTAQMEDFAQVMRRLWHGELIFNHDGPIGKYPVLFLDPDFDEDIRLAIVAFGPQTLALGGREFDDVILHTYFTPETLQRAVKTVKDAAEQAGRDPDSVKVWSCFATVGDHLPEEVRLKKTVARLATYLQGYGDLLVSTNGWDPAVLERFRADSVVTSIPGGIDHKASAEQIEHIATLIPDEWLEPAATGSAQQCVERIRKEFDYGADALIMHGATPDELEPIVAEYRAQDSAR; encoded by the coding sequence ATGACCGAACGAGTTCTCGACGAGTTGGGCTACTACCTGCTGGCCGGGGCCGGGGGTGCAGGTCCGGCGTCCCTGATGGACGAGGCGCGCCGCGGGGAGGAACTGGGGTTCGGTACGGCCTTCATCTCCGAGCGGTGGAACGTCAAGGAGGCCTCGTCGCTGACCGGTGCGGCGTGTGCCGTCACATCGCGCATGCAGATCGCCACCGCTGCGACCAACCACAACACCCGACACCCGCTGATCACCGGGTCGTACGCCACCACCATGCACCGATTGTCGGGGGGTCGGTTCACGCTGGGCATCGGGCGCGGCATCGCGGCGATGTACAACGCCTTCGGCGTGCCGGCCGTGACCACCGCGCAGATGGAGGACTTCGCGCAGGTGATGCGCCGGCTCTGGCACGGTGAGCTGATCTTCAACCACGACGGGCCGATCGGGAAGTACCCGGTGCTGTTCCTCGACCCCGACTTCGACGAGGACATCCGGCTGGCCATCGTGGCGTTCGGGCCCCAGACCCTGGCGTTGGGTGGGCGCGAATTCGACGACGTCATCCTGCACACCTACTTCACCCCGGAGACGCTGCAGCGCGCGGTCAAGACCGTCAAGGACGCCGCCGAGCAGGCCGGGCGCGATCCGGATTCGGTGAAGGTCTGGTCCTGCTTCGCGACCGTCGGGGACCACCTGCCCGAGGAGGTCCGGCTCAAGAAGACCGTCGCCCGGCTGGCCACCTACCTGCAGGGCTACGGCGACCTGCTGGTCAGCACGAACGGCTGGGATCCCGCTGTGCTGGAACGGTTCCGCGCGGATTCGGTGGTGACCTCGATCCCGGGCGGCATCGACCACAAGGCCAGCGCCGAACAGATCGAGCACATCGCCACGTTGATCCCCGACGAGTGGCTGGAACCGGCCGCCACCGGCAGCGCGCAGCAGTGCGTCGAGCGCATCCGCAAGGAGTTCGACTACGGCGCCGACGCGTTGATCATGCACGGCGCCACGCCGGATGAACTGGAGCCCATCGTGGCGGAGTACCGGGCGCAGGACAGCGCCCGCTAA
- a CDS encoding lipocalin-like domain-containing protein, whose amino-acid sequence MSPDNSAIHGGWRLKSFVARDDAGNTRHPLGRHPRGLILYTADGWMSAQLAPDPAEDAEIGAYIAYGGTFHLDAAAGTVRHDVVMATMPDLLARPQLRHYVIDGDILTLSASMDGETGRTHSTLVWRRDAAGSARPS is encoded by the coding sequence ATGTCCCCCGACAACAGCGCAATTCACGGCGGATGGCGCCTCAAGTCCTTCGTCGCCCGCGATGACGCCGGCAACACCCGGCACCCGCTGGGTCGGCATCCGCGCGGGCTCATCCTCTACACCGCCGACGGCTGGATGTCGGCGCAGTTGGCGCCGGATCCGGCCGAGGACGCCGAGATTGGAGCGTACATCGCCTACGGCGGCACGTTTCACCTCGACGCGGCGGCCGGCACGGTGCGCCACGATGTCGTCATGGCGACCATGCCCGACCTCCTGGCCCGGCCGCAGTTGCGGCACTACGTGATCGACGGCGACATCCTGACGCTGTCCGCCAGCATGGACGGCGAAACCGGCCGCACTCACAGCACCTTGGTCTGGCGCCGGGACGCGGCGGGTTCCGCTCGTCCCAGTTAG
- a CDS encoding acyl-CoA carboxylase subunit beta: MTESRRDPDAAANSAAWAETLADLHRRRERSHSMGGADRLAAHRASGKLDARARIQRLLDPDTFRELGTLVGGEVAADGIVVGSGEVNGAPIMVGAEDFTTVAGTIGSGSNSKRYRIAELALRNKIPLVMLLEGAGFRPGKHGGRSPTDLLAQARCSGLVPTVSAVLGPSAGHGALVAPVCDFRIMSRHGAIFTAGPPVVKESTGEDISKEELGGPDVAVPSGVIHNVVDDDAAALDDIRRYLSYFPSSAWSYPSARSTNAAAAPRSTPELLDIVPRDNRRVYDMRAVLDVVFDDPDWFEVQPGFGRGIVCALAHLGGHPVAVVANQPQVMAGSIDSDAADKAAHFIMVADAFHLPIIFLADNPGMLPGSRSERDGVLLSGARMFTAQTTATTLKLHLTLRKAYGFGSMVMSLLGFDDQVATFGYPGATMGAMSAGALSRAAKADTELSEKLHDAELQASFNSAKNLGFDELIDPRETRTALLSALQRGLYTRQAPAQPVLRTAILP, encoded by the coding sequence ATGACGGAATCGCGGCGCGACCCGGACGCGGCGGCGAACTCGGCGGCCTGGGCGGAGACGCTGGCCGACCTCCACCGGCGCCGCGAGCGCTCGCACTCGATGGGCGGTGCCGACCGGCTGGCCGCACACCGCGCGAGCGGCAAACTCGATGCGCGCGCACGCATTCAACGACTACTGGACCCCGACACCTTCCGCGAACTCGGGACGCTGGTCGGCGGCGAGGTGGCCGCCGACGGCATCGTGGTGGGGTCCGGCGAGGTGAACGGCGCGCCCATCATGGTGGGCGCAGAGGACTTCACCACCGTCGCGGGAACCATCGGCTCGGGCAGCAACTCCAAGCGCTACCGCATCGCGGAGTTGGCGCTGCGCAACAAGATTCCGCTGGTGATGCTGCTCGAGGGCGCCGGCTTCCGCCCCGGCAAGCACGGCGGCCGCTCCCCGACCGACCTGCTCGCCCAGGCCCGATGCTCCGGGCTGGTGCCGACAGTGTCGGCCGTCCTGGGCCCGTCGGCCGGTCACGGCGCGCTGGTCGCGCCGGTCTGCGACTTCCGCATCATGAGCCGCCACGGCGCCATCTTCACCGCCGGCCCGCCGGTGGTCAAAGAGTCGACCGGGGAGGACATTTCGAAGGAGGAGCTGGGCGGCCCGGACGTGGCGGTGCCCAGCGGGGTGATCCACAACGTGGTCGACGACGACGCGGCCGCCCTCGACGACATCCGCCGCTATCTCTCCTACTTCCCGTCCAGCGCCTGGTCTTATCCGTCGGCCCGGTCCACGAACGCCGCCGCCGCGCCCCGGTCGACTCCCGAGCTGCTCGACATCGTCCCCCGGGACAACCGCCGGGTGTACGACATGCGTGCCGTGCTCGACGTGGTCTTCGACGACCCGGACTGGTTCGAGGTGCAGCCCGGGTTCGGCCGCGGAATCGTCTGCGCGCTGGCCCACCTCGGCGGGCACCCGGTGGCGGTGGTCGCCAACCAACCGCAGGTGATGGCCGGATCCATCGATTCCGACGCCGCCGACAAGGCGGCGCATTTCATCATGGTCGCCGACGCGTTCCATCTGCCGATCATCTTCCTGGCCGACAATCCCGGCATGCTGCCCGGCAGCCGTTCCGAACGCGACGGGGTGTTGCTCAGCGGCGCACGGATGTTCACCGCGCAGACCACGGCAACCACGCTGAAGCTGCACCTGACGCTGCGCAAGGCCTACGGCTTCGGGTCGATGGTGATGTCGCTGTTGGGCTTCGATGATCAGGTCGCGACATTCGGCTATCCCGGGGCCACCATGGGGGCCATGAGTGCCGGTGCGCTCAGCCGCGCCGCCAAGGCCGATACCGAGCTGTCCGAGAAGTTGCACGACGCCGAACTGCAGGCCTCGTTCAACTCGGCGAAGAACCTCGGCTTCGACGAGCTCATCGACCCCCGGGAGACCCGCACCGCGTTGTTGAGCGCGCTGCAGCGCGGCCTGTATACCCGCCAGGCGCCGGCCCAGCCGGTGCTGCGCACCGCAATCCTGCCCTGA